In one window of Candidatus Binatia bacterium DNA:
- a CDS encoding MBL fold metallo-hydrolase — protein sequence MIAHNPSVTWIGHSTFLVRMEGVTFLTDPIFSSRASPVSFAGPRRLQPPGIPLKELPPVDFVTISHDHYDHADLPTWKELARRNVLFLVPLNMGELVHSLGGRFVALDWWQSVEVKNVRVHCVPAQHFSGRGLTDQHRRLWAGWVVEGKHRKFYHAGDTGYFPGFKEIGERLGPIDLAAVPIGAYDPPSIMRFVHMNPEEAVQAARDLDARRVLAMHWGTFDLTDEPLEEPPQRFRAAAVRLGYRAEDAWVLAVGETRRW from the coding sequence ATGATTGCACACAACCCGAGTGTGACTTGGATCGGCCATTCAACGTTTCTCGTGCGTATGGAGGGAGTGACTTTTCTCACCGATCCCATTTTCTCCTCGCGGGCAAGCCCGGTGTCCTTTGCCGGACCACGCCGCCTGCAACCTCCAGGGATTCCGCTCAAGGAGCTACCGCCGGTCGACTTCGTCACCATCTCCCACGACCACTACGACCACGCCGACCTGCCCACGTGGAAGGAGCTGGCACGGCGCAACGTGTTGTTCCTCGTGCCGCTGAACATGGGGGAGTTGGTCCATAGCCTGGGAGGGCGGTTCGTGGCCCTGGATTGGTGGCAATCCGTCGAGGTCAAGAACGTGCGCGTGCACTGCGTGCCCGCACAGCATTTTTCCGGGCGCGGCCTCACCGATCAACACCGCCGGTTGTGGGCAGGCTGGGTAGTGGAGGGGAAGCACCGGAAGTTTTATCACGCCGGGGATACGGGTTACTTTCCGGGGTTCAAGGAGATCGGAGAGCGACTCGGTCCCATCGATCTGGCGGCCGTCCCCATCGGCGCCTACGATCCTCCGTCGATCATGCGCTTTGTGCACATGAACCCAGAGGAAGCGGTGCAAGCGGCGCGCGACCTGGATGCACGGCGCGTTCTCGCGATGCACTGGGGCACGTTCGATTTGACCGACGAGCCATTGGAGGAGCCACCCCAGCGTTTTCGTGCAGCTGCAGTCCGCCTCGGTTACCGTGCGGAAGACGCATGGGTACTGGCGGTGGGCGAAACGCGCCGCTGGTAA
- a CDS encoding HAD hydrolase-like protein yields MAGHARWNHVIFDLDGTLVDTVGDIAAALNYALGCFGFPQYTIKEVRQMVGEGARRLVEQALAGRGGDEPEVERVLAVFLAEYRAHPVDRSRAYPGVEELLRGLREAGVVATVLTNKPAGLSEEILSRLGLRPFIAALCGGDTLPQRKPDPSGVFFLCTTVGVPPPRTLLVGDAGIDRATAATAGVAFCGALWGYRSHEVASAELTVARSLEVLPLVLAS; encoded by the coding sequence ATGGCCGGGCACGCCCGCTGGAACCACGTTATCTTCGACCTCGACGGCACCCTGGTCGACACGGTCGGAGACATCGCCGCTGCTCTGAACTACGCTCTTGGTTGCTTTGGTTTCCCCCAGTACACGATCAAGGAAGTGCGCCAAATGGTTGGCGAAGGAGCGCGGCGGCTGGTGGAGCAGGCGCTTGCTGGCAGGGGTGGCGATGAACCTGAGGTCGAACGTGTTCTAGCCGTGTTTCTCGCGGAGTACCGGGCTCACCCGGTCGACCGTAGCCGCGCCTATCCTGGCGTAGAGGAACTCCTGCGCGGACTGCGCGAGGCGGGTGTGGTGGCTACGGTGCTCACCAATAAACCCGCGGGTCTCAGCGAGGAGATTTTGAGCCGTTTGGGTTTGCGGCCGTTCATTGCTGCCTTATGCGGGGGAGACACGCTGCCGCAACGAAAGCCTGATCCGAGCGGTGTGTTTTTCCTGTGCACTACAGTGGGCGTGCCGCCCCCGCGCACGTTGCTCGTGGGCGACGCGGGGATCGACCGCGCCACCGCCGCCACCGCTGGTGTGGCGTTCTGCGGGGCGCTGTGGGGCTATCGGAGCCACGAAGTTGCCAGCGCTGAGCTCACCGTCGCACGGTCCCTCGAGGTGTTGCCGCTCGTGCTCGCGAGCTGA
- a CDS encoding NADH:flavin oxidoreductase, whose translation MDPFAPGQLGPLTLKNRFIKAATFEGRARGGVVTDALVSFHRAFAEGGVAMTTLAYCAVSDDGRGAPNEIVVHRQSLSGLRHFVEEMHRAGAAVSIQLGHAGPVGVTVGQGLAPSRRWVGRALRFLRQASEEDLRRIIGDFGEAATVAREAGFDAIELHFGHGYLVSAFLSPRLNQRRDAWGGGLEKRARLAREIAAAVRTRVGSTVAVTAKLNMTDGVRGGLTVEDSIAVARLLEADGHLDGLELTGGSSFENPMFLFRGDVPLAEMAAAFPPWLRLPFRLLGRRFLRTYPFEELFFLPLARRFRAELKMPLILLGGINRLASARSALQEGFEFVALGRALLREPNLIARWARGDKRDGACIHCNKCMATIYRGTHCVLVDPSERPGFPL comes from the coding sequence ATCGATCCGTTTGCACCCGGTCAGCTCGGTCCCCTCACGTTGAAAAATCGCTTCATCAAGGCGGCGACATTCGAAGGGCGCGCCCGTGGCGGGGTGGTGACCGATGCCCTGGTGAGCTTCCATCGCGCGTTTGCCGAAGGCGGCGTGGCGATGACCACATTGGCTTACTGCGCGGTGAGCGACGATGGCCGTGGAGCACCGAACGAAATCGTCGTGCACCGCCAAAGCCTGTCTGGCCTCCGCCACTTTGTGGAGGAGATGCACCGTGCAGGCGCCGCCGTGTCCATTCAACTTGGGCACGCGGGTCCGGTGGGCGTCACCGTGGGACAAGGTCTGGCACCGTCGCGCCGTTGGGTGGGGCGCGCCTTACGCTTTTTGCGACAAGCCAGCGAGGAGGACTTGCGTCGCATCATCGGCGACTTTGGCGAAGCCGCAACCGTGGCACGCGAGGCGGGCTTCGATGCGATCGAATTGCACTTCGGTCACGGCTACCTGGTCAGCGCATTCTTGAGCCCGCGTTTGAATCAGCGGCGCGACGCCTGGGGTGGGGGCTTGGAAAAACGGGCACGACTGGCGCGAGAAATTGCTGCGGCAGTGCGCACGCGTGTGGGCAGCACCGTCGCCGTTACTGCGAAACTCAACATGACCGATGGCGTGCGGGGCGGCCTGACGGTCGAGGACAGCATTGCTGTGGCCCGTCTCCTAGAAGCGGACGGCCACCTCGATGGTTTGGAACTCACCGGTGGCAGTTCGTTCGAAAATCCTATGTTTCTTTTCCGTGGCGACGTACCGCTTGCGGAAATGGCGGCGGCGTTTCCACCGTGGCTGCGTTTGCCATTTCGCTTGCTCGGGCGCCGCTTTCTGCGTACTTATCCATTCGAGGAGTTGTTCTTCCTGCCTCTCGCACGACGCTTTCGGGCAGAGCTCAAAATGCCGTTGATTCTCCTCGGCGGCATCAATCGTTTGGCGAGTGCCCGCAGCGCGCTGCAGGAAGGTTTCGAGTTCGTCGCGCTCGGGCGCGCGCTGCTCCGCGAACCGAACTTGATCGCGCGTTGGGCTCGTGGCGACAAACGCGACGGAGCTTGCATTCACTGCAACAAGTGCATGGCCACGATTTACCGTGGCACGCACTGCGTGCTCGTTGATCCGAGCGAGCGGCCCGGCTTTCCTCTCTGA
- a CDS encoding amidase: MTLEPLKWSLVELCAALRRGEFSPRDLLRWTWDRIDATHEKLNAVVARFDFDRLDEQARHAEERLRRGEARPLEGIPLGVKDLEDVAGLPTTYGSLPFRGNVAQRDSVQVERLKRAGAIVVGKTNAPEFGYTAITKNLVYGVTRSPWNLERTPGGSSGGSAAALAGCVLPLVTASDGGGSIRIPASFTGCFGLKVSFGRVPRGPSEYWEYQDTAVYGPLTKTVEDAALFLDQVVGPSPWDPNSLPHPGISYFECVRGELPRGLRIAFSPDLGYAVVQSDIAAAVEDGVRVFEQLGHRVERIHGGPPQLGREWAVLGAFELAAHLHHLIADKEKDFGRTFLSGVKLGWEMRPETWGEAAKLRQQLNAWCAELFSEFDALVTPTVPYDPPPAGGPFPQETEGRPQIIAGVASFTIPFNLSWHPAATVRIGLSRAGLPMGMQIVGPRHRDDLVLQLARAFERERPWHPTWPDRF, from the coding sequence ATGACGCTGGAGCCCCTCAAATGGTCCCTTGTCGAATTATGCGCCGCGCTGCGGCGCGGAGAGTTTTCGCCGCGCGACTTGTTGCGCTGGACGTGGGACCGTATCGATGCCACGCACGAGAAACTCAATGCGGTCGTGGCGCGATTCGATTTCGACCGTTTGGATGAACAAGCGCGCCACGCAGAGGAGCGCCTACGCAGAGGAGAAGCAAGGCCTCTGGAAGGGATTCCGTTAGGGGTGAAGGATTTGGAGGACGTTGCCGGCTTACCGACAACTTATGGCTCCCTCCCCTTTCGCGGCAATGTTGCGCAGCGCGACTCGGTGCAAGTGGAGCGGTTGAAACGCGCAGGCGCGATCGTGGTGGGGAAAACCAACGCTCCGGAGTTCGGTTACACGGCCATCACGAAAAATTTGGTTTACGGCGTCACCCGCTCGCCTTGGAACCTGGAGCGCACGCCGGGTGGTTCCAGCGGTGGATCCGCAGCCGCACTGGCGGGATGTGTGCTCCCGCTGGTCACTGCCAGCGACGGGGGTGGGTCCATCCGCATCCCCGCAAGTTTTACCGGCTGCTTCGGCCTCAAGGTTTCGTTTGGCCGCGTGCCGCGTGGCCCCTCGGAGTATTGGGAGTACCAAGACACGGCGGTGTACGGCCCACTGACAAAAACGGTAGAAGACGCCGCTTTGTTTCTCGATCAAGTAGTCGGTCCCTCCCCGTGGGACCCCAATAGTTTGCCCCACCCTGGGATTTCTTATTTCGAGTGCGTGCGCGGCGAGCTCCCGCGCGGGCTGCGCATCGCCTTTTCTCCCGATCTCGGTTACGCGGTGGTGCAATCCGACATCGCCGCCGCGGTGGAGGACGGCGTGCGGGTATTCGAGCAGCTCGGCCACCGGGTGGAACGCATCCATGGCGGGCCCCCGCAGCTCGGGCGCGAGTGGGCCGTGCTTGGCGCCTTCGAACTCGCCGCTCATCTTCATCACTTGATTGCGGACAAGGAGAAGGACTTTGGCCGCACATTTTTGAGCGGCGTCAAACTCGGTTGGGAAATGCGGCCGGAAACGTGGGGCGAGGCAGCCAAGCTGCGCCAGCAGCTCAATGCGTGGTGCGCCGAGTTGTTTTCGGAGTTCGATGCCTTGGTCACCCCCACCGTTCCCTACGACCCGCCGCCCGCTGGCGGACCATTCCCTCAAGAAACCGAGGGGCGCCCGCAAATTATCGCGGGCGTGGCCTCGTTCACGATTCCGTTCAACCTTTCGTGGCATCCGGCGGCCACCGTGCGGATCGGCCTTTCACGCGCCGGGCTGCCGATGGGGATGCAAATTGTCGGGCCGCGCCATCGTGACGACTTGGTGTTGCAGCTCGCCCGTGCGTTCGAGCGCGAGCGCCCGTGGCATCCGACTTGGCCCGATCGGTTCTGA
- a CDS encoding DedA family protein, whose amino-acid sequence MTEYLQQGIDIFLHLDAHLNSLAAQLGPALYALLFLIIFCETGLVVTPFLPGDSLLFAVGALAAVQGAVIDVHTVAVLLIIAGVLGDAANYSIGAYVGPAVFKSETSRWLNKQHLQRTHDFYERHGGKTIILARFIPIIRTFAPFVAGIGRMGYPRFAAYNIIGAILWVCSFVYAGYLFGNVPVVKRNFHFVIVAIIVISLMPPAIEYLRSRREARLAARPVVD is encoded by the coding sequence ATGACCGAGTACCTCCAGCAAGGCATCGACATATTTTTACACCTGGATGCCCACTTGAACTCCCTAGCTGCGCAGCTCGGGCCTGCGCTGTATGCTTTGCTCTTTCTCATTATCTTCTGTGAAACGGGTTTGGTGGTGACTCCTTTCTTGCCGGGGGACTCGCTTCTCTTCGCCGTGGGTGCGCTCGCCGCCGTGCAAGGGGCGGTCATTGACGTGCATACGGTGGCCGTGCTGCTCATCATTGCCGGCGTGTTGGGGGACGCAGCAAACTACAGTATCGGTGCCTATGTCGGCCCGGCGGTTTTCAAGAGCGAAACCTCACGCTGGCTGAACAAGCAGCACTTGCAACGCACACACGATTTTTATGAGCGCCACGGTGGCAAGACCATCATTTTGGCACGCTTCATTCCCATCATCCGCACTTTTGCGCCGTTTGTCGCTGGCATCGGCCGCATGGGGTATCCGCGCTTTGCGGCTTACAACATCATCGGTGCGATCTTGTGGGTGTGCAGCTTTGTGTACGCCGGCTACCTGTTCGGCAACGTGCCCGTAGTTAAACGGAATTTTCACTTCGTCATTGTCGCGATCATTGTGATTTCCCTCATGCCACCAGCGATCGAATATTTGCGCAGCCGGCGTGAAGCGCGCCTGGCCGCGCGGCCAGTGGTGGACTGA
- a CDS encoding trypsin-like serine protease: MRIRFFAFFLVALVASRGDGLPKPRVVNGSATFAQPAVAMLAFYADAGHSDLTSLCSGTLVGCHSVVTAAHCLCPENSDNFAECQSQGIADPRTILVFLPNVGVLTVEAVAVHPNYEFGAGYDVGLLRLAEPADGVPPLSLARAKPAPDSAGTVVGYGTTRAGFRSVDDTGIKREGPVVFGACPADVPADLHVCWSFTGTGSNTCSGDSGGAVMAKEDGSEVLVGVVSGGSTVDCLAPDQSFATDVTTVRNWIEGTAGEDVGVTCNTVGHVDDGRTLVRTFSASLSVANPRVQEQIEIDTQAAELRVSFNGQTGSNSGFLNQDNDFDLLVGHTEGNNITWVCRDERPENWGACRIERPQPGLWTIELRRIAGTGPAQVTATVFRATSPCAGDCNGDATVEISEIVTAVNIALGAEGGDLCPAADDDGDGAVTVDEIILAVNGALNGCSTSIP, translated from the coding sequence ATGCGAATTCGGTTTTTTGCGTTCTTCTTGGTTGCTCTCGTGGCCAGCCGCGGCGATGGGCTGCCAAAGCCCCGGGTTGTGAACGGCTCCGCCACTTTTGCCCAGCCTGCGGTTGCGATGCTAGCGTTTTACGCCGATGCCGGGCACAGCGACTTAACGAGCTTGTGCTCCGGCACTTTGGTTGGTTGCCACTCCGTGGTCACGGCTGCGCACTGCTTATGCCCGGAAAACAGCGACAATTTCGCGGAGTGCCAAAGCCAGGGGATCGCCGACCCGCGGACGATTCTGGTGTTCCTGCCGAACGTCGGTGTGCTTACCGTCGAGGCCGTGGCGGTACACCCGAACTACGAGTTCGGCGCTGGTTACGACGTCGGTCTGTTACGATTGGCGGAGCCGGCGGACGGCGTGCCGCCTTTGAGCTTGGCGAGAGCGAAGCCTGCACCCGATTCGGCAGGCACCGTTGTGGGTTATGGAACCACCCGCGCCGGTTTTCGCAGCGTCGATGATACCGGAATCAAACGCGAGGGCCCGGTGGTCTTTGGCGCGTGTCCGGCGGACGTTCCCGCCGATCTGCACGTGTGCTGGTCTTTTACCGGCACGGGCTCCAACACCTGCTCCGGCGACTCCGGAGGTGCCGTGATGGCAAAAGAGGACGGCAGCGAGGTGCTCGTGGGAGTGGTGTCTGGCGGCTCAACGGTCGACTGCCTCGCACCGGATCAGTCTTTCGCCACCGATGTGACAACCGTACGCAACTGGATCGAGGGGACAGCCGGAGAGGATGTGGGTGTTACGTGCAACACCGTTGGGCACGTTGACGACGGACGAACGCTAGTGCGCACGTTCTCAGCGAGTTTAAGCGTTGCTAACCCACGGGTTCAGGAGCAGATCGAAATCGACACGCAAGCGGCTGAGTTGCGAGTGTCTTTCAATGGGCAAACTGGAAGTAATTCGGGTTTTCTAAACCAAGACAACGACTTCGACTTACTAGTCGGCCACACCGAGGGCAACAACATTACCTGGGTGTGCCGCGATGAACGGCCGGAAAATTGGGGCGCGTGCCGCATCGAGCGTCCTCAGCCTGGTCTTTGGACCATCGAACTCCGCCGCATTGCGGGAACCGGCCCGGCGCAAGTTACGGCCACGGTGTTTCGGGCTACCTCTCCATGCGCGGGTGATTGCAACGGTGATGCGACGGTAGAGATCAGCGAAATCGTCACTGCTGTGAATATTGCCTTGGGTGCCGAAGGTGGAGATCTTTGTCCGGCGGCGGACGACGACGGCGACGGAGCGGTAACGGTGGACGAGATCATCCTAGCGGTGAACGGCGCGCTGAACGGGTGCAGCACCAGCATCCCGTGA
- a CDS encoding lytic murein transglycosylase gives MGNTPTLRLFVCVLAGLQIFTTPCPARARGGWDYLLERLIRDGEPRSEIEAIFTDPRMPPFQKLEFAPERRPEPAGLYRGFLRPQSVAQLRQCWYTYRAEIEAAERRTGVPGTLLVSLLHVESRCGQNTGGHRILFRLARLAMAGEPNNLRWNLALWLDGPRRAADDLAAKLASRARYLEDTFYPEVRATLELARRWRVDPLELRGSTAGALGWPQFLPSSVLRFGRDGNSDGRVDLFDPADAALSAAEYLRAHGWTMGATSDEQRQALWHYNRSRSYGDTLLALHRRLQPEARPQPSQTLAATSRASSKRKQAKSPRAHRARPR, from the coding sequence ATGGGGAACACGCCAACGCTTCGGCTGTTTGTTTGCGTGCTCGCAGGGCTGCAGATCTTCACCACACCGTGCCCCGCGCGTGCGCGGGGTGGTTGGGACTATCTGCTCGAGCGCCTGATTCGTGACGGGGAACCGCGCAGCGAGATCGAAGCGATTTTCACCGATCCCCGCATGCCGCCCTTCCAGAAGCTGGAATTTGCCCCGGAGCGCCGGCCAGAACCCGCGGGATTGTACCGTGGGTTTTTGCGCCCACAAAGCGTCGCCCAATTGCGCCAGTGTTGGTACACGTATCGAGCAGAAATTGAGGCGGCTGAACGCCGGACCGGCGTGCCAGGAACGCTGCTGGTATCGCTCCTCCATGTAGAGAGTCGCTGTGGCCAGAACACCGGCGGACATCGGATCCTATTCCGTTTGGCGCGCTTGGCGATGGCCGGTGAGCCGAACAACCTGCGCTGGAACCTTGCGCTCTGGCTGGACGGACCGCGACGGGCAGCAGACGATCTTGCCGCAAAGCTCGCGTCCAGAGCCCGGTATCTCGAAGACACCTTTTACCCTGAAGTCCGCGCCACCTTGGAGTTGGCGCGACGCTGGCGGGTGGACCCTTTGGAGCTGCGCGGCTCGACGGCAGGCGCCCTTGGTTGGCCGCAGTTCCTCCCGAGCAGCGTGCTCCGGTTTGGGCGCGACGGGAATAGCGACGGTCGCGTGGATTTGTTCGACCCGGCGGATGCAGCACTCTCGGCGGCGGAATATTTGCGAGCCCACGGCTGGACGATGGGAGCAACCTCAGACGAGCAGCGACAAGCCCTGTGGCACTACAATCGCTCGCGCAGCTACGGGGACACGTTGCTGGCCCTCCACCGTCGCCTGCAGCCCGAGGCACGACCGCAACCGTCGCAAACTCTCGCGGCAACCTCGCGAGCGTCGAGCAAACGGAAGCAAGCAAAGTCACCGCGGGCGCACCGCGCCCGGCCGCGTTAA
- a CDS encoding DUF429 domain-containing protein, protein MIAGVDFGARWAGTTVICFDVGSQLRFLRVPQKQDADEFLEAFLRKSQPQAVYIDAPLSLPAAYFERGTDFLYRCCDRDLSAMSPMFLGGLTARAMRLCRRITLPVYEVYPHAAARLLEEQGIAGYRSASPPEYLARCARVLPCTAAEPVTSWHEVDAALAWWSGWRHLRGEARAFGEPSEGLIWV, encoded by the coding sequence ATGATTGCAGGTGTCGACTTCGGAGCTCGGTGGGCGGGTACCACGGTGATTTGCTTCGATGTCGGCTCGCAACTGCGGTTCTTGCGCGTCCCGCAGAAACAGGATGCCGACGAATTCCTGGAAGCGTTCCTGCGTAAGAGCCAACCCCAGGCCGTCTATATCGACGCCCCGCTGAGCCTGCCCGCGGCCTACTTCGAACGAGGGACCGATTTCCTCTACCGGTGCTGTGACCGTGACCTGTCGGCCATGTCCCCCATGTTCCTCGGTGGGCTTACGGCGCGGGCCATGCGCCTCTGTCGGCGGATCACGTTGCCGGTGTACGAAGTGTACCCGCACGCCGCCGCGCGGCTACTCGAAGAGCAGGGCATCGCCGGCTACCGCAGCGCCTCTCCGCCCGAGTATCTGGCGCGCTGTGCGCGGGTCCTCCCATGCACGGCTGCCGAACCGGTGACATCGTGGCACGAAGTCGATGCTGCCCTGGCGTGGTGGAGCGGTTGGCGGCATCTTCGAGGAGAAGCGCGCGCGTTTGGAGAGCCCAGCGAAGGGCTGATTTGGGTCTGA